One genomic region from Chrysemys picta bellii isolate R12L10 chromosome 16, ASM1138683v2, whole genome shotgun sequence encodes:
- the CLDN15 gene encoding claudin-15, with protein sequence MAAAVEAGGFFLGTLGWGLLGVTLPNSYWRVSTVDGNVITTSTLFENLWQSCATDSTGVYNCRDFPSMLALSGYLQACRALMITALLFGFLAILCGVVGMKCTKVADGNPVAKGKMVAAGGCMFILAGLCGMVALSWYAFNITRDFFDPLFPGTKYEIGPALYLGWSGSLLAIVGGGCLLGSCCTHPSRDKSFSYPYSAPKAGPKRPRRGSDASSVGQYGKNAYV encoded by the exons ATGGCCGCGGCGGTGGAGGCGGGGGGCTTCTTCCTGGGCacgctgggctgggggctgctgggggtgaCGCTGCCCAACAGCTACTGGCGGGTGTCCACGGTGGACGGCAACGTGATCACCACCTCCACCCTCTTCGAGAACCTCTGGCAGAGCTGCGCCACCGACTCCACCGGCGTCTACAACTGCCGGGATTTCCCCTCCATGCTGGCGCTGTCTG GCTACCTGCAGGCTTGCCGGGCCCTGATGATCACGGCCCTGCTGTTCGGCTTCCTGGCCATCCTCTGCGGCGTGGTGGGGATGAAGTGCACCAAGGTGGCGGACGGGAACCCCGTGGCCAAGGGCAAGATGGTGGCCGCCGGGGGCTGCATGTTCATCCTGGCAG ggCTGTGCGGGATGGTGGCGCTCTCCTGGTACGCCTTCAACATCACCCGGGACTTCTTCGACCCCCTCTTCCCCGGCACCAA GTACGAGATCGGCCCGGCGCTGTACTTGGGTTGGAGCGGATCCCTGCTGGCCATCGTTGGGGGTGGCTGCCTCTTGGGCTCCTGCTGCACCCATCCCTCACGGGACAAGAG CTTCAGCTACCCCTACAGCGCGCCCAAGGCCGGCCCCAAGCGCCCCCGGAGAGGCTCCGACGCCAGCAGTGTCGGCCAATACGGCAAGAACGCCTACGTCTAG